Part of the Rhizoctonia solani chromosome 2, complete sequence genome is shown below.
GACCAGGTTGTCAATCGTCGAAGAAGCAGGCTCGTTAACGAGCTTGGTCGTCCCGAAAGCACTCGGCCAAGGGCAACTGATGAGTCGAGGTCGAGGGGGCGCGTTAGACTTTGATGATTGTGGCGATTCATCGTAGTCTTGTCCAGTGAGTAAACCAATAAGTGTGCCCGCCTTGGCAGTATTCTTCTGATTCGTTGGCTTTGAGTTTGGCTTTGGTAAGGCCGATTCATTGTTCTGGGGACGATGATGGCGCTCCAAATGGCGTTGCATGacatgtttgtacccaaaagtCTTGTCGCACCCAGCATCCGGGCATTCAAATTTACGTAGACCCTCATGGCTGACACGCATGTGATCCTGCTGAGCTTTTTTCTACAAGATCATAGGCTGATTAGGCAGAGTTGTATCGTGTCTGTTGAAAAACCAACCGATTTAAATGTCTTGGCGCAGCTGTCTATTGGACAGAGCCAATCTCTGCCGACCTCACCTCCGCGCCGTCTTTTGGGAGGCGGTTCGGACGATTCGTTTGTGGAGTCTACTCCCTGATGGGGACGCTTGAGAAGAGATGTATCGGAAGATCCAGTGGCGTAGCTAGCTTCCAATTCGCGATCCCGATGCGTCTATTATATATCAGAATGTAGCTCATATTTGAAGAACAAGCCCCCGACGTACTTTGAGATGACCTCGAAGTCCTTTAGACGAGGCGAAAGTTCTTCCTTCACAGGCTGCATAGGGACATTTGGGTGGATGTGCAGAGCGCATATGCTCTTGCAGTAGCGACCAAGTGGGAAATTGAACAGGGGTGCTTGCACTATCGTTTGAACAGTCTGGGTGGGCACATGCATAACGAGTGGCTTGAAAGACGTTAAGTAACTTGGGTTAACAAAAAAGTCGCCCCCTGCTCACCATCGTGCACCTTTGTGTGGGATTTAAGCTTCTGATTGGTAGCAAAGCTCTTGGTACAGCCAGTGTGCTCACATCGATACGGCTTGGTCCCAGGAGAAGACTGTCGGCTATGTGACGTCGTAATGCGTTGTGCTTGCCAAAAGCCAAGGTACATAGCGTGCACTGAGTATATCGTCAAGCCAATTTGTTCCAAGGTAGTATAGTTAATTTACATACCTTGTACGGTTTTTCTCCCTGGTGGATAGCTGATTCGTGAGCTCGGAGGTGTTGTGCGGTCCAAAATCTTTGACCGCATATTTGCGTCCGAGCTGTTTTCGCAGAGCCCTCTGGTACCACATGTTGGGTCGATATCAACTCTTGTTCCGATGACTGTAAATCGACTATGGGTACCTCTTGGGAACAGACAAACGGACGTGCACTGGATGGCAGGTGGCTACGAATGTGAGCTCGTAAATGAGAGTCTCTAAGATATGAATTTCCGCATTCAGAGCATACAAATGGTCTCTGGTGCGCCTGTCAGTATCATACAGATGTCTGTCTCCAATAGTCTCACCTCGCCTGTGTGAGATCTTTCGTGTTCCTGAAGCCGAGATGGCTTCCTGTATGACTTGTAACATCCAGCATGGGTGCAAGCATAAGGCTTTTTAGTGTGTACAGTCGACGTACTCTGCGGTACTAGTGGTTTCATGGGACGAGCGCCCGTCAGAGAAGTCATCGAAGGAGTTTCCTTCTCAGTTATGGCCGTACGTTCATCACCCGAGACCTCATATTCAAGATCAGAGTCAGAGTCAGAAGTTGAGTCGGTGAGTGCGCTATCTTCACTATCAGAGGGGTACTGAGTTGCTCGTGTTTTCCCAGCCAAATTTTGTTTCGTAGGCTGTTTTGAATGGCACCTGCTCAATTCACAAGAGTCCAGCACATTAGCCATTAGTACCTTGAGTCTCACAAGATATCAGCCAGGTATAACCACAGTATAAGTAATTCGCCAGTCAAAAGATGTGTCACAACCTATGATCAGAGAACGAGCTGGAATCAAAAATCTTTTGCCAATTACTTCGGCTTAGCGCTGAGTTTGTGTAATAAACAGCAGCTTGCAATTTAGGCATGGTGTTGTTTGTCAATGATATAGGCGGCAGTCATGTGGGACTCGCGTTGTCTGAGAACCAAGCGTGCTTCACAACCGTTTCCTTGGTTTAATTCGGCAAGAAAAAGCAGAACAGTCATTATTGGGGCGCTCGGATTCCCATGAGAAGGCAAGCGCGAGGTCGGTACCATGTGTGTCGGGTGTGTCGGCACATCCATCCCTTTTCCACCTCGAGCTCTCGTAACTCTCCCTCTGCCTACATACTCCCGTTTCCAGAGGCTGGCCCTTTTTCATATATTTCTTTCGAATTTATCGCTCGCGCTGCCTAATGAGAGCACCATTGACTCTGGCCTCGCGATCGCCCGTATGGCTACTGATGCCGGCTTGGGTGATTCTCGTGGTTTGTTGAATTGTTGGCAAGTATCTGCCGCAGCCATAGGTACGACATCACTGCCACACCAGCTCCACCTTGTTGAAAGAGAGCACCGACCATTGCTTTTTGTAGGTTCAATAAATCGCATTCCCGTGCTGGGTTTTCCGGATATAGTTGTGACTACTTTCTCCCTTCCTAATAAACCCAAGACCGGGTCTTCGAGCGGCAAGACAACAGGACCGATTTCAATAATCGACAGTCCATGTACAAATATGTGTTCTGGTGCTGCCGGGACAGGACCTAACCAGTTTGATTGTACGACGATAGCCAACTCCTTGTACACGGTATCCAACCAAACAATCAACCTCTCTCCCTTCTTGGGCACAGAATGGTCGTTTCGCAGTTGCAAAATCATCGTAACCAATCAGAGTCCCACAGATTCTGTAATGTAAGGCGAACTTTATCGCTTGACCGACCGGTTATGATGACTGACATGACCACACGTTTCTGAAGGACAAACCAAGGTTCCGTGGCTACTGTATCAGAGAGACTCGCGGCAGACTGCAATGCCGGTAATAATGCAGCCGGTGGTTTATGCCTATACCAGGGGGTTAGTGCGGCGGTTCTCGTTCAGCACACATGATATTACTGCCAGGCGATGGCTCGCGTATCGCAACATGTCTTTCATTTGGTCGATCCAATCCCTTTCTATTAGCCTGGGGCCTTCATTCCACATCCAAATTTATTTGTTTAAGTTACAATATTGGTGCTTTATCCGGGGACTGAAATACCGGAAACGCATCATCTTTGACAACATGCAAGGAATGGCGGCACATTGGGTCGATATACTCTTCCGGATCCATGCGGCCAAGTTATACTTTCATTAGATGCCTCTGAGTATCCCATTCTCGTCAATTTTTCCCATAGGCTCCATTTCTTGAACGATTCGCTGGTTATCAGGTTTTTATACAGCAAGTTTCTAAGGGTAAAGAGCGCGTGCTCTCGAATGACTGTTATAGATTATCAGCATCCGAAATACCATTTAAGAATCGACTGACATGGGTTACTTTCGTCGATCGCACATAGTCCAAGAACGAGTTGCACGCCCCCGCTTCTCGTACGCGGGCTGTATGCTGGGGTCATCATGTACAAGGATACCCAACAGCCTTACTAGATCCCGTTTTTGGAGCTCAAAACGAGAGGCGGGAAGTGATGCCTTGTCGGTTGGAGGCGCATTGGCTTC
Proteins encoded:
- a CDS encoding C2H2 zinc finger, translated to MANVLDSCELSRCHSKQPTKQNLAGKTRATQYPSDSEDSALTDSTSDSDSDLEYEVSGDERTAITEKETPSMTSLTGARPMKPLVPQSTSTVHTKKPYACTHAGCYKSYRKPSRLQEHERSHTGERPFVCSECGNSYLRDSHLRAHIRSHLPSSALIGTRVDIDPTCGTRGLCENSSDANMRSKILDRTTPPSSRISYPPGRKTVQVHAMYLGFWQAQRITTSHSRQSSPGTKPYRCEHTGCTKSFATNQKLKSHTKVHDATRYACAHPDCSNDSASTPVQFPTWSLLQEHMRSAHPPKCPYAACEGRTFASSKGLRGHLKTHRDRELEASYATGSSDTSLLKRPHQGVDSTNESSEPPPKRRRGGEVGRDWLCPIDSCAKTFKSKKAQQDHMRVSHEGLRKFECPDAGCDKTFGYKHVMQRHLERHHRPQNNESALPKPNSKPTNQKNTAKAGTLIGLLTGQDYDESPQSSKSNAPPRPRLISCPWPSAFGTTKLVNEPASSTIDNLVKCAFKFSRAYDLRRHLRSAHGLEAGADEVNAWVLKYKQ